The nucleotide window atatatatatatatttatatatacgAATAGAactattttttaatattatatattttttttaatgtgaggaataaaaaaaaaatgagtATACGATTGTTGTGTGAGGTAATAGCTATGCTGTTATtacatttaattttttataaggtgtcgatatattatttacttCGGCATTTAGACATTTTAAATCATtctaataaatttaataagaatatattttttataacatgTTTAATTTGTATGtctatattttcattatttatatttgagTTGTCTAGTGTAATATCAAATGTAATTATTACATACATATGGCATATagatatatgtattttattatttttgttatatgtaataataccaattgaatttattaatacGATTTTTGATTCGAAcaattataaagaaatattatctCCAGAATTTCATACACATTCTCATATAAagttattaaaaaaatattatgcTAAGATTAGTAGTATATACAAGGAATCTTATGGTATTAACAAGAAGATAAAGAagcattttttttttttcaggggtatattatttttaactTTTATATGGGTAATCTTAGGAGGATTACGAAATATGatttataagaaaaattataattatgttatagctgatgataatacaataaattttaaaaaatatttattatataaaagtaatGAGGGTAAAAATGCAAAcaagatatataataaaaccatcttttttttttttcaaaaaaaaaaaacatgcttcaattattattttaataataatatgaatgaattgtattttacaaataaaaaaaaaacgcATCCATTTaaacaattttttaaacaaatatataatttcttctattttttatgttatataataattcatcATATTATACTCTTACacaattttattattcgagaattattaattaatatatgtgcATTAGGTGTAACAACAAATTCTATTGTCGCTGGAATATCCTctgtatattttatttatgattatattattacttttatataCTTTCTACACATACCAAAGATacaaatacaaatatataatattgaagAACGCATACTTATTAACTTTACgaattatatgtttaaaaaGGAGGAGTTGGAAAAGTTGCAGAGTAATATTGATATACATACCAAGAGATTCTCTTATGATAATAGAaggaatataaaaaatcCCGAGCTGAATAAGGAATATGATAAGAGGGTAGTATTAAAAAGGTTGAACGATAAGGTTGACAATCCTGAAAGGGATGATAAAATGCATATGAATGATAAAATGCATATGAATGATAAAATGCATATGAATGATAAAATGCATATGAATGAAAAGATGCATATAGatgaaaaaatacatatgaatgaaaaaatgcatatagatgaaaaaatacatatgaatgaaaaaatacatatgaatgacaaaatacatataaatgaCAAAATACAAATTAATGATATCAATACTAGTCATACAAATCAAAATTATTGTGATGATTTCAAAATCGATGAAGAAGATAGAAATAAAGAGCATAcatataacaataattttaaagaagaaaattGTAATAATCATCAAAAcagtatatataataaaacgTTCCATTTAAATGACACAACAATCGATGGGagacaaaaatataatgatgatgatgatgatgatcAAAGAGCATATCCACATAGAATAAAAGAAACAGTAAAAAATGTTTCAgttcttttaaatataacaaacAAAATTAAGAACATATGTACCTTAACAAATGCAagtttattaaaaaattcagacaatgaaaaatatgaaaaggTCAAAtctaatattaattatgaACGATCCGTACGTTTGAATAGTAGTAATAGACGTAGTAGTAAAGGGCGTGTCTATTTTCcttatattaataattataaaaatagcAGAAGGAAAAAAGGTAATTATAGTGATCATGAATCAACTGTAATTAATtacttttataaaaaaataagtaaaAATACGATACATAGCTTAAAAAGATCACATAGTTGCCCGGTTCTTATCAAAGAAAGTCCAGCacataataatgaagaaataaataataacattcGAGATATTAGAAtgagaaaatataattccTTGTATATTTCACCTTCTTATGATTTCCATTTTTTAGAGATGGacaaatattttaagaggaaaaattacaaaaggagaaaaaaaaaatataaaaagaaaatcaaaaatagaaaagcacatgaaaatgttaaaaatgatgaaaatgttaaaaatgatgaaaatgtTGAAAATGTTGAAAATGTTAAAAATGTTGAAAATGttaaaaatgttaaaaatgttgaaaatgttaaaaatgttaaaaatgttaaaaatGATCAAGACAAATGTGTGGATTCTCCGTATGGACAAGAAAATATCATGTTAAAAAAATCAGAAGATAcaaaaaatcatataaaacCTTCAACTAATGAACACCTATTTTTTaaagtaaataaaaatagtgAAGATCAGGatgatacatataataacGAATATAGTTATAGTAATTCAGATAACCATtctaatattattcatagTAATATGGATGATAGTGAAGGTGAATATCATGATCttaataatgaagataGTAGCGATGACAATACTTCTTCTTATGAAGAAGATGATGAATTTTTAAATCATATGCTTCAAAAAAGTCTAAGTTTTCctgtaaataaatataacaaaaaaaataaaataaataaaaacgAAAATGACCGAttagaagaaaatgataatatgataCAAGTTGAAAGGTTTGagaaaatttataataatataaataatgatgatgacataaattatgatgatgacataaattatgatgatgacataaataatgatgatgatataaataatgatgatgatataaataatgatgatggcaaaaatgatgatcataataatattatatatacccaaaataatatatattttaatgaaaagaatataaaacattGTGAAAAAAGTATTAAATTTAAGGATCAAAATATCATGTATAAGgatagtaatatatatgatgagggtttaaataatgatcttaataaaaatttcttaggtagtaaaaaaaaaagcatGGATGAAAAGAGTTTAAAGAGGGAGATTCAAGAACGTACAAACAACATCAACAcaaacaataataataataatattaatagtagtagtaataataataataataatagtaagAACTATAATAGTCCATATGATATTTCTAATGGTGAGAAACGAAAATGtgaaaatatgaaaaattataataaattaaaaaaagaaatcgaaaatattgtatataCAAATACAAGTATGTATTATTCACTCAATGCTATACTAAGTAGAAAATTTGAAATTCAAGAAAATACAAATTGTGTTTTAGGTCGTATAAATGTCATATTAAATTCAATTATGTTTTTAACAGttgtttataaaa belongs to Plasmodium reichenowi strain SY57 chromosome 10, whole genome shotgun sequence and includes:
- a CDS encoding putative membrane protein (conserved Plasmodium membrane protein, unknown function) produces the protein MSIRLLCEVIAMLLLHLIFYKVSIYYLLRHLDILNHSNKFNKNIFFITCLICMSIFSLFIFELSSVISNVIITYIWHIDICILLFLLYVIIPIEFINTIFDSNNYKEILSPEFHTHSHIKLLKKYYAKISSIYKESYGINKKIKKHFFFFRGILFLTFIWVILGGLRNMIYKKNYNYVIADDNTINFKKYLLYKSNEGKNANKIYNKTIFFFFQKKKTCFNYYFNNNMNELYFTNKKKTHPFKQFFKQIYNFFYFLCYIIIHHIILLHNFIIRELLINICALGVTTNSIVAGISSVYFIYDYIITFIYFLHIPKIQIQIYNIEERILINFTNYMFKKEELEKLQSNIDIHTKRFSYDNRRNIKNPELNKEYDKRVVLKRLNDKVDNPERDDKMHMNDKMHMNDKMHMNDKMHMNEKMHIDEKIHMNEKMHIDEKIHMNEKIHMNDKIHINDKIQINDINTSHTNQNYCDDFKIDEEDRNKEHTYNNNFKEENCNNHQNSIYNKTFHLNDTTIDGRQKYNDDDDDDQRAYPHRIKETVKNVSVLLNITNKIKNICTLTNASLLKNSDNEKYEKVKSNINYERSVRLNSSNRRSSKGRVYFPYINNYKNSRRKKGNYSDHESTVINYFYKKISKNTIHSLKRSHSCPVLIKESPAHNNEEINNNIRDIRMRKYNSLYISPSYDFHFLEMDKYFKRKNYKRRKKKYKKKIKNRKAHENVKNDENVKNDENVENVENVKNVENVKNVKNVENVKNVKNVKNDQDKCVDSPYGQENIMLKKSEDTKNHIKPSTNEHLFFKVNKNSEDQDDTYNNEYSYSNSDNHSNIIHSNMDDSEGEYHDLNNEDSSDDNTSSYEEDDEFLNHMLQKSLSFPVNKYNKKNKINKNENDRLEENDNMIQVERFEKIYNNINNDDDINYDDDINYDDDINNDDDINNDDDINNDDGKNDDHNNIIYTQNNIYFNEKNIKHCEKSIKFKDQNIMYKDSNIYDEGLNNDLNKNFLGSKKKSMDEKSLKREIQERTNNINTNNNNNNINSSSNNNNNNSKNYNSPYDISNGEKRKCENMKNYNKLKKEIENIVYTNTSMYYSLNAILSRKFEIQENTNCVLGRINVILNSIMFLTVVYKIIMSTLNIIFIRIYIRDPFSKIIEKICLFFNIKYNIAIIYAPYISLIYISYIVAINMKKFLQQIIQISSFFSFYFKLFSNMWILLISELMGLYFVTNSLLLTSYLPVNYNHVMNFVLGNNYDYNIFHLHSDYVFIISSAFTLIICILYMIYFYFF